The Candidatus Zixiibacteriota bacterium genome includes a region encoding these proteins:
- a CDS encoding sigma-54 dependent transcriptional regulator: protein MKQILLIEDDPKICESLNNYFVSESLKLHTLSEGNGALETISQLKPDLILLDINLPGMSGFEILKGIKEKELKIPIIVITGYISTEAAIETMKQGAYEFVTKPFQLEKLARIVDKALQEKKGGGDSSNFGRDGKPVEDDDLIIGKSPEIVEIAKLIGQVAPTDAAVLIMGESGTGKELVARAIHRNSLRKDRSFLSVNCAALPEALLESELFGYERGAFTGAYQRKLGKFEQGDKGTIFLDEIADMSLMTQSKVLRVLQEQEYERVGGNQSIKVDVRIIAATNKSLVNCIKDGNFRVDLFYRLKVVSVYLPPLRERKSDIPLLADCFLKKYTRLIGKRADGISNDGIKILMKYPWPGNVRELENNIHTAVVMSKGGLLMPEHFPIHSENRERLDIDFEKIKKDYHKLLSQILEPIFPKILANSDGHIYDHLEEALERAVFDLSLKYCQGNQVKTSELLGVSRNTLRDRMKKFGLF from the coding sequence ATGAAACAAATCCTCTTAATAGAAGACGACCCCAAAATCTGCGAGTCTCTGAATAACTATTTTGTCTCAGAGAGCTTGAAGCTTCACACCCTTTCCGAGGGAAACGGGGCTCTGGAGACTATAAGCCAGCTAAAGCCGGACCTGATTCTTCTTGATATAAATTTGCCGGGGATGTCCGGTTTCGAAATTCTGAAAGGGATAAAAGAAAAAGAACTGAAAATACCGATAATCGTCATCACTGGCTATATCTCGACTGAGGCGGCGATCGAGACTATGAAGCAGGGGGCTTATGAATTCGTCACCAAGCCTTTCCAGTTAGAGAAACTCGCCAGGATTGTGGATAAAGCCTTGCAGGAGAAAAAGGGAGGAGGGGATTCATCTAACTTTGGCAGAGACGGGAAGCCAGTGGAGGATGATGATTTAATCATTGGGAAAAGCCCGGAAATAGTGGAGATTGCCAAGCTGATAGGTCAGGTCGCTCCGACTGATGCGGCGGTCCTCATAATGGGGGAAAGCGGAACAGGTAAAGAGTTAGTGGCGCGGGCAATTCACCGCAACAGCTTGAGAAAAGATAGGTCCTTCCTCTCTGTTAACTGTGCGGCTTTGCCTGAAGCCCTTTTGGAATCAGAGCTTTTCGGCTATGAGAGAGGTGCTTTTACCGGCGCGTACCAGAGAAAATTGGGCAAGTTTGAGCAGGGAGATAAGGGAACCATCTTCCTGGACGAGATTGCGGATATGAGCCTGATGACCCAGAGTAAGGTCTTAAGGGTTTTGCAGGAGCAGGAGTACGAAAGAGTAGGCGGCAACCAGAGCATAAAAGTGGACGTGAGGATAATTGCCGCCACCAACAAGAGTTTAGTCAACTGTATTAAAGATGGAAACTTCAGGGTTGACCTTTTCTACAGGTTAAAGGTAGTCTCGGTCTATTTACCGCCTTTAAGGGAAAGGAAGTCGGACATACCCCTTTTAGCTGACTGCTTCCTGAAGAAATATACGCGCTTGATAGGCAAAAGGGCGGATGGGATTTCAAATGACGGGATCAAGATTCTGATGAAATATCCCTGGCCTGGAAACGTGCGAGAGCTCGAGAACAACATCCACACCGCAGTGGTTATGAGTAAGGGTGGGCTCCTGATGCCGGAGCATTTTCCGATCCACAGCGAGAATAGGGAAAGGTTAGACATAGATTTTGAAAAGATAAAAAAGGACTATCATAAACTGTTGTCTCAGATATTAGAACCGATCTTTCCCAAGATCTTGGCTAATTCGGATGGGCATATCTACGACCATCTGGAAGAAGCCTTAGAAAGGGCAGTCTTCGATCTCTCCCTGAAGTACTGCCAGGGAAACCAGGTCAAAACCTCTGAGCTTTTAGGAGTAAGCCGCAATACCCTCCGCGACCGGATGAAAAAATTCGGTCTGTTCTAA